GGGAACGGGCCTTCCATGAAGTCCATGTCGTCGCAGGTCGGGCCATAGAAGCTGAAATCAGCCATTTCGCCCGCTTCGATCACCTCCCCGTCGCGCATCAGGCGCACGGGGAAACGCCAGCCGACATGGGCCGCATCGAACAGCGCGCCATAGGCGCCGTCGTTGATGTACAGCTCGTTCTCGCGGCGCTTTTCGACGCGCACGATGATCGAGTTGTATTCGGCGCACAGCGCACGGCCCGGCTCGCACCAGAGTTCCGCCGAGTAGGACACCGGCAGCGATTCATAGGTCCGGTCGATCAGCGCGAAGTAGTCTTCGAGCGGCGGAGGCTCCATGCCCGGATAGACCGACGGGAAGCCGCCGCCGACATCGATGATGTCGACCGTGACGGCCGCATCGACGATCGCCGCGCGCGCCTTTTCGAGGGCCAGCACATAGGCATGCGGGCTCATCGCCTGGCTGCCGACGTGGAAGCACACGCCAAGGCTGTCGGCGAGCTGGCGGGTCTGCTGGAGCAGTTCGCGCGCATCGACGAGGTCGCAGCCGAACTTGGAGGCGAGGCTCAGTTCGGAATGCTCCGAAGAGACGCGCAGGCGCACGCAGAGCGT
The genomic region above belongs to Novosphingobium sp. IK01 and contains:
- a CDS encoding type III PLP-dependent enzyme, whose product is MHNYLDARAVVRATAPDQPAILNRPHAAARAARFFVEKFPGKSLYAVKANPSPDLLRVLWDAGVTHYDVASITEVRLVRSVLPEATLCFMHPVKAPRAIAEAYKTYGVRTFSLDSLDELEKIREATDGAQDLTLCVRLRVSSEHSELSLASKFGCDLVDARELLQQTRQLADSLGVCFHVGSQAMSPHAYVLALEKARAAIVDAAVTVDIIDVGGGFPSVYPGMEPPPLEDYFALIDRTYESLPVSYSAELWCEPGRALCAEYNSIIVRVEKRRENELYINDGAYGALFDAAHVGWRFPVRLMRDGEVIEAGEMADFSFYGPTCDDMDFMEGPFPLPADARAGDYIEIGMLGAYGAAMKTAFNGFEAVETYTVTDEPMSSQYNGSRRGLRLSDNVVSLR